In a genomic window of Oncorhynchus kisutch isolate 150728-3 unplaced genomic scaffold, Okis_V2 scaffold1570, whole genome shotgun sequence:
- the LOC116366745 gene encoding tetraspanin-8-like isoform X1 — translation MGRIHICVKRTFIFVCVLIGIISTLLLAITLFGHGYFHQSEEIEEILPGIVVLYVLEAATLVLSIFGVYGARKEKKWAVVLFSVGMSLASLYLFVECVNGYQSKHEMEELTREEHLAMMPLSGANQTDLEGLYNMQTNFKCCGLVQGYQDWGTDIPISCLCSDEDSTDFKCVAPGNNTRFVIHYPNSDMSEDDDHKGLMDEHMLVYKEPCLPILISFVGYDIILIIGTLVALKALWDVGVVLAITILCQMRRKVDVPPVIFTSQPPQYRELCDTAESV, via the exons ATGGGAAGAATACATATCTGCGTAAAACGGACGTTCATTTTCGTCTGTGTCTTGATCGGG ATCATCAGCACCCTCTTGCTGGCCATCACATTATTTGGACATGGGTACTTCCACCAATCAGAAGaa ATAGAGGAGATTCTGCCTGGGATAGTAGTTCTGTATGTCTTAGAAGCAGCAACCCTGGTCCTGTCAATCTTTGGTGTCTATGGCGCTCGCAAGGAGAAGAAATGGGCTGTGGTTCTG TTTTCTGTAGGTATGTCACTGGCCAGCCTGTACCTGTTTGTGGAGTGTGTGAATGGATATCAAAGCAAACACGAG ATGGAGGAGTTAACCAGAGAGGAACATCTAGCTATGATGCCTCTGAGTGGAGCGAATCAAACTGATTTAGAAGGGCTATACAACATGCAGACTAAC TTCAAATGCTGTGGGCTCGTACAAGGCTACCAAGACTGGGGCACAGACATCCCCAtctcctgtctctgctctgatgaggACTCAACAGACTTTAAATGT GTTGCTCCTGGTAACAATACAAGATTTGTTATTCACTATCCCAACAGTGATATGTCTGAGGATGATGACCACAAGGGATTAATGGATGAACACATGCTGGTATATAAAGAG CCATGTCTTCCCATCTTAATCTCTTTCGTGGGCTATGACATCATCCTGATAATAGGAACATTAGTAGCACTTAAAGCATTATGG GATGTTGGAGTTGTCCTGGCCATCACAATACTCTGCCAGATGAGAAGAAAGGTTGATGTGCCACCTGTGATCTTCACCTCTCAACCACCTCAATACAGAGAGCTGTGTGACACAGCAGAGAGTGTCTGA
- the LOC116366745 gene encoding tetraspanin-8-like isoform X2, giving the protein MGRIHICVKRTFIFVCVLIGIISTLLLAITLFGHGYFHQSEEIEEILPGIVVLYVLEAATLVLSIFGVYGARKEKKWAVVLMEELTREEHLAMMPLSGANQTDLEGLYNMQTNFKCCGLVQGYQDWGTDIPISCLCSDEDSTDFKCVAPGNNTRFVIHYPNSDMSEDDDHKGLMDEHMLVYKEPCLPILISFVGYDIILIIGTLVALKALWDVGVVLAITILCQMRRKVDVPPVIFTSQPPQYRELCDTAESV; this is encoded by the exons ATGGGAAGAATACATATCTGCGTAAAACGGACGTTCATTTTCGTCTGTGTCTTGATCGGG ATCATCAGCACCCTCTTGCTGGCCATCACATTATTTGGACATGGGTACTTCCACCAATCAGAAGaa ATAGAGGAGATTCTGCCTGGGATAGTAGTTCTGTATGTCTTAGAAGCAGCAACCCTGGTCCTGTCAATCTTTGGTGTCTATGGCGCTCGCAAGGAGAAGAAATGGGCTGTGGTTCTG ATGGAGGAGTTAACCAGAGAGGAACATCTAGCTATGATGCCTCTGAGTGGAGCGAATCAAACTGATTTAGAAGGGCTATACAACATGCAGACTAAC TTCAAATGCTGTGGGCTCGTACAAGGCTACCAAGACTGGGGCACAGACATCCCCAtctcctgtctctgctctgatgaggACTCAACAGACTTTAAATGT GTTGCTCCTGGTAACAATACAAGATTTGTTATTCACTATCCCAACAGTGATATGTCTGAGGATGATGACCACAAGGGATTAATGGATGAACACATGCTGGTATATAAAGAG CCATGTCTTCCCATCTTAATCTCTTTCGTGGGCTATGACATCATCCTGATAATAGGAACATTAGTAGCACTTAAAGCATTATGG GATGTTGGAGTTGTCCTGGCCATCACAATACTCTGCCAGATGAGAAGAAAGGTTGATGTGCCACCTGTGATCTTCACCTCTCAACCACCTCAATACAGAGAGCTGTGTGACACAGCAGAGAGTGTCTGA
- the LOC109877666 gene encoding RAD50-interacting protein 1-like produces the protein MAAPSAEQQNGQSDESDLQSPISTNDEDSETGLGDGALPVYLVDLIEKEIGVDLKSLKKVSALLEKLTAENKLLEEQVLTVSSSVPLRVSAALSAAEESRVSLEGLLQRERVLSNTLIQHLQGAQPWADSLGRTLEQLDNTEKHMKYLQCLSRIEELSDSIQQCLITNSIWEAVVAVGSMASLDVGLKQSGCSHLQAFLRETLCFWHKIIKDRLAGDFEELLIQLHWPFISPPTQSLSPPANAQELHSQLELLVAQLLSLQTSDDLISETSVSRVGLPPTTPLSLPVQIMLLPLSKRFRYHFTGNRQTNSLNKPEWFLTQVLMWMGNSSNFMEEKIQPILDRNGANVNAKVELCRGLLTLAQEKLALDAPRLLYDDSLFCHLVDEILQFERELRTTHSYPSTLPGVLHVLLEEVVLQKWLTVERKMAIEKVDAMLSAEGAWSSQYKDISDMDELKAPDCAETFMTLLLVITDRYRALPCPRAQLRFLALQRELVDDFRIRLTQVMKEESRNPLGSRYCAILNAANYISTVLGDWGDNVFFLQLQQSAVALGEEELLGPLGVTESGRLASLEGSLFEGLLGLLERLRGDMLGRLLEAVMRDVQKKAQPYCRDRWLSLPSQCDQATMSLSSLACPLMLCLRDHLLQLQQMLCLPLFQMGWQDLAERLDLFLYQNVILYNHFNEGGAAQLQFDMTRNLFPLFGHYCKRPENFFKHVKEACVILCLNVGSALLLRDVLRQAEEDEEEPGTPDGKQPSPTSALNELGVYRLAPCDVLILLNLRASWPGK, from the exons ATGGCGGCGCCCTCTGCAGAGCAGCAAAACGGCCAAAGTGATGAATCTGATCTACAAAGCCCTATATCGACAAATGATGAAGACTCCGAAACAGGATTGGGTGATGGAGCTCTCCCCGTCTATCTTGTCGACTTGATAGAGAAAGAAATCGGAGTGGATCTGAAGTCGCTGAAGAAAGTTAGCGCGCTCCTGGAGAAACTGACAGCGGAAAACAAGTTGCTGGAGGAGCAG GTTCTGACGGTGTCCAGTTCGGTGCCGCTGCGGGTGTCAGCAGCGCTGTCTGCTGCCGAGGAGTCCCGTGTGTCTCTGGAAGGTTTGCTCCAGCGGGAGAGGGTCCTGTCCAACACCCTGATACAGCACCTGCAGGGCGCCCAGCCCTGGGCAGACAGCCTGGGACGGACCCTGGAACAGCTGgacaacacagagaaacacatgAAATACCTGCAGTGTCTGTCACGCATTGAAGAACTCAG TGACAGCATCCAGCAGTGTCTGATCACCAACAGTATATGGGAGGCAGTGGTGGCGGTGGGCAGTATGGCCAGTCTAGATGTGGGCCTAAAGCAGTCTGGCTGCTCTCATCTCCAGGCCTTCCTCAGAGAGACACTATGCTTCTGGCACAAGATCATTAAGGACAGACTGGCTGG TGATTTTGAGGAGTTGCTGATCCAGCTCCACTGGCCGTTCATCTCTCCTcccacccagtctctctccccccctgccaACGCTCAGGAGCTCCACAGCCAGCTGGAGCTACTGGTGGCCCAGCTCCTGTCTCTACAGACCTC TGATGATCTCATATCAGAGACATCTGTGTCCCGTGTAGGGTTGCCCCCGACGACacccctgtctcttcctgtccAGATCATGTTGCTTCCTCTGAGCAAGAGGTTTCGATACCACTTCACTGGAAACCGTCAGACCAATTCACTCAACAAG CCTGAGTGGTTCCTGACCCAGGTCCTGATGTGGATGGGAAACAGCTCCAACTTCATGGAGGAGAAGATCCAGCCCATTTTGGACAGGAATGGAGCTAACGTCAACGCCAAG GTGGAGCTGTGTCGCGGTCTACTCACCCTGGCCCAGGAGAAGCTAGCGTTGGATGCTCCACGGCTGCTCTACGACGACTCTCTCTTCTGCCACCTGGTGGATGAGATCCTGCAGTTTGAGAGGGAGCTGCGCACCACCCACTCCTACCCCAGCACCCTGCCCGGAGTGCTGCATGTACTGCTGGAGGAGGTCGTGCTGCAGAAGTGGCTCACTGTGGAGAggaaga tggcgATAGAGAAGGTGGATGCCATGCTGTCTGCTGAGGGGGCTTGGAGCTCCCAGTACAAAGATATCAGTGACATGGATGAACTCAAGGCTCCAGACTGCGCTGAGACCTTCATGACCTTACTGCTGGTCATCACTG ACCGCTACcgtgccctcccctgccctcgtGCCCAGCTGCGTTTCCTGGCGCTACAGAGAGAGTTGGTGGACGACTTCCGTATCCGCCTCACCCAGGTGATGAAGGAAGAGTCCCGTAACCCGCTGGGCTCTAGATACTGTGCTATTCTCAACGCTGCCAACTACATCTCCACCGTGCTGGGGGACTGGGGAGACAACGTG TTCTTCCTGCAGCTGCAGCAGTCAGCTGTGgccctgggggaggaggagcTGTTGGGGCCGCTGGGGGTCACTGAGTCCGGCCGTCTGGCCTCTCTGGAGGGGTCTCTGTTTGAGGGGCTCCTGGGGCtgctggagaggctgagaggagacaTGCTGGGCAGGTTACTGGAGGCTGTCATGAGGGACGTACAGAAGAAGGCTCAGCCCTACTGCAGGGACAG GTGGTTGTCTCTGCCGTCCCAGTGTGACCAGGCCACCATGTCCCTGTCCAGTTTAGCCTGTCCTCTGATGCTCTGTCTCAGGGACCACCTGCTCCAGCTGCAGCAGatgctgtgtctgcctctcttCCAGATGGGCTGGCAGGATCTGGCTGAGAGGCTGGACCTCTTCCTCTACCAGAAT GTGATTCTGTATAACCACTTCAACGAGGGGGGTGCAGCCCAGCTCCAATTCGACATGACAAGAAACCTCTTCCCTCTGTTTGGACACTACTGCAAGAGGCCTGAGAACTTCTTCAAACA TGTGAAGGAGGCCTGTGTCATCCTGTGTCTGAATGTGGGCTCAGCTCTTCTTCTACGAGACGTCCTGAGGCAGGCTGAGGAAGACGAGGAGGAACCAGGGACCCCGGACGGCAAGCAGCCAAGCCCTACGTCAGCCCTCAACGAGCTGGGGGTCTACCGCCTGGCCCCCTGCGACGTCCTCATCCTGCTCAACCTCAGGGCCTCCTGGCCGGGAAAGTGA